In Amia ocellicauda isolate fAmiCal2 chromosome 5, fAmiCal2.hap1, whole genome shotgun sequence, a genomic segment contains:
- the dram1 gene encoding DNA damage-regulated autophagy modulator protein 1 isoform X1, with translation MFWLMEGMCFLPTFLVIWSSCSFIVSYIISLFEHHVPPVFPYISDTGTHTPESGIFSIMIVISAFLGVATMYTRYKFVEKLNEATHTVNPRLNHITFYVGLIGCMGMCVVASFQETVITSVHDIGALIAFLFGVIYILLQSIVSYMSVPHGSSLPLCRVRMVISIISVVAVFPMIICAIYVNHSDPHWESYKEEDPYRMASAVCEWIVAFGFIFYFLTYIKEFQTFTLIWKPEILLFP, from the exons atGTTCTGGTTAATGGAAGGGATGTGTTTTTTGCCGACTTTCTTGGTGATTTGGTCTTCTTGCTCCTTCATCGTTTCCTACATCATCTCTTTGTTCGAACATCACGTCCCTCCAGTATTTCCGTATATCAG tgacacagggacacacaccccTGAAAGTGGCATTTTCAGCATAATGATTGTTATCTCAGCATTTTTGG GTGTGGCCACCATGTACACAAGGTACAAGTTTGTGGAGAAGTTAAATGAAGCAACTCATACAGTTAACCCAAGACTGAATCACATTACATTCTATGTGGGGCTAATTGGGTGCATGGGGATGTGTGTTGTGGCTTCTTTCCAG GAAACAGTCATAACAAGCGTCCATGACATTGGTGCGCTCATTGCATTCCTCTTTGGCGTCATTTATATTCTCCTCCAGTCTATTGTCTCCTACATGTCAGTCCCACACGGCTCCTCTCTGCCCTTGTGCCGTGTCCGTATGGTGATCTCCATAATCTCCGTCGTTGCTGTATTCCCAA TGATCATATGTGCAATTTATGTGAATCATTCCGATCCACATTGGGAATCCTATAAAGAG GAAGACCCTTACCGTATGGCCAGTGCAGTGTGTGAATGGATAGTGGCCTTTGGATTTATCTTTTATTTCCTGACCTACATTAAAGAATTTCAg ACATTTACACTGATTTGGAAGCCAGAGATTCTATTATTTCCCTGA
- the dram1 gene encoding DNA damage-regulated autophagy modulator protein 1 isoform X2 has protein sequence MFWLMEGMCFLPTFLVIWSSCSFIVSYIISLFEHHVPPVFPYISDTGTHTPESGIFSIMIVISAFLGVATMYTRYKFVEKLNEATHTVNPRLNHITFYVGLIGCMGMCVVASFQETVITSVHDIGALIAFLFGVIYILLQSIVSYMSVPHGSSLPLCRVRMVISIISVVAVFPMIICAIYVNHSDPHWESYKEEDPYRMASAVCEWIVAFGFIFYFLTYIKEFQT, from the exons atGTTCTGGTTAATGGAAGGGATGTGTTTTTTGCCGACTTTCTTGGTGATTTGGTCTTCTTGCTCCTTCATCGTTTCCTACATCATCTCTTTGTTCGAACATCACGTCCCTCCAGTATTTCCGTATATCAG tgacacagggacacacaccccTGAAAGTGGCATTTTCAGCATAATGATTGTTATCTCAGCATTTTTGG GTGTGGCCACCATGTACACAAGGTACAAGTTTGTGGAGAAGTTAAATGAAGCAACTCATACAGTTAACCCAAGACTGAATCACATTACATTCTATGTGGGGCTAATTGGGTGCATGGGGATGTGTGTTGTGGCTTCTTTCCAG GAAACAGTCATAACAAGCGTCCATGACATTGGTGCGCTCATTGCATTCCTCTTTGGCGTCATTTATATTCTCCTCCAGTCTATTGTCTCCTACATGTCAGTCCCACACGGCTCCTCTCTGCCCTTGTGCCGTGTCCGTATGGTGATCTCCATAATCTCCGTCGTTGCTGTATTCCCAA TGATCATATGTGCAATTTATGTGAATCATTCCGATCCACATTGGGAATCCTATAAAGAG GAAGACCCTTACCGTATGGCCAGTGCAGTGTGTGAATGGATAGTGGCCTTTGGATTTATCTTTTATTTCCTGACCTACATTAAAGAATTTCAg acttga
- the washc3 gene encoding WASH complex subunit 3 — translation MDEDGLPIVGSGIDLTKVPAIQQKRIVAFLNQFIVHTVRFLNRFSTVCEEKLASISLRIQQIETTLNILEAKLSSIPGLEDVKVEGSSQRQSSESNGTVSVPNQSEVPAVPTLPEAQQTTQETAVQQKASIVSDNVITVAKDPRYARYLKMVQVGVPVMAIKNKMVSEGLDPSLLDTPDAPVTDGGIKATEGEDDSSGSESSFSD, via the exons ATGGATGAGGACGGGCTACCAATAGTGGGATCTGGAATAGATTTGACTAAG GTACCAGCCATTCAACAGAAGAGAATTGTTGCGTTTCTAAACCAGTTTATTGTGCACACAGTGCGATTTCTCAACCGGTTCTCCACAGTCTGTGAAGAG aAATTAGCAAGTATATCTCTTCGAATACAGCAAATAGAAACAACACTGAACATTTTGGAAGCAAAG CTTTCCTCTATTCCTGGTCTGGAAGATGTGAAGGTTGAGGGTTCAAGTCAGAGACAGAGTTCAGAGTCCAATGGCACAGTATCTGTGCCAAATCAATCGGAGGTTCCAGCAGTACCCACCCTGCCTGAG GCACAGCAAACTACCCAGGAAACAGCTGTCCAGCAGAAAGCCAGTATTGTTAGTGACAATGTCATCACTGTAGCAAAAGACCCACGATATGCCAGATACCTCAAAATGGTGCAAGTG GGTGTTCCTGTCATGGCAATAAAGAACAAGATGGTGTCTGAAGGGTTGGATCCCTCATTGCTTGA CACACCTGACGCTCCTGTCACAGACGGAGGGATTAAAGCCACAGAGGGGGAAGACGACAGCTCTGGCAGCGAGTCCTCTTTTAGCGACTGA